In Flavobacterium piscisymbiosum, the sequence GTTTAATATGTTATGTTTTCGAAATCTAGAAAAATCTTTGTCAAAGTTTTGAAATTTTGACAAAGAGCAACTAAGAAAAAAAGTCTCAGATAGTACAGTTTTAGGGAGTGAAAAATACAAACACTCAAATAAGTTTACTTTATTTTATAAATTTATCGATTCCAAAAAATATAGTAATTTTCTATCTAATTAAATAACCACATGAATACAAGATTTACAGCTTTGGTTTTGACCTTATTTTTATTTGTAAGTAATGTCTACTCTCAAAAAAACAATTCCTTTAATATTAAAAAACAACTTGAATATTGCGCAGAACAAGCTTCGAAAACTCTAAAGGTAATTCCGGATGATGGAACTTCTCCAAGAATGGTTCCTAACGGAAGCAAGGATTGGAAATTTGTTAATTACAAAGATTGGACAAGCGGATTCTGGCCAGGAGAACTATGGTATTTGTATGAAGCAACAGGAGATAAAAAATGGGAAAAAGAAGCAGATAAATTTAGTCAGTTTTTGAAGCCTTTGTCTGTTAGTAAAGCTGCAGATCATGATTTAGGATTTCAGATTTTTAATAGTTTCGGAAACGGTTATCGTTTAACTAAAAACAAAGAATATAAAGAAATTGTTTTAAAAACTGCTGATACATTAGCAACACTGTTTAATCCAAAAGTGGGTACAATTCAGTCTTGGCCACATAATAAAATGGGCGGTCATAATACGATCATCGATAATATGATGAATTTAGAATTGCTTTTTTGGGCTTCTAAAAATGGAGGGAATAAAAAGCTGTATGACATTGCGGTAAAACATGCCGAAACTACGATGAACAATCATTTTAGACCAGATTACAGTTCGTATCATGTTGTTATTTATGATTATGAAACCGGTAAAAAAATAAAAGGCAGAACCGCGCAAGGTTATAGCGATGATAGTATGTGGGCTAGAGGTCAGGCTTGGGCGATTTATGGATTTACAATGGTTTACAGAGAAACAAAGGATCCTAAATTTTTAGACTTTGCGCACAAATTAACCCGAGTTTATTTAGACAGATTAACGAAGGAAGATTTAATTCCTTATTGGGATTTTAATGCGCCTGGAATTCCGAATGAGCCAAGAGATGCTTCGGCAGCAGCTATTGTTTCTTCGGCGCTTATTGAGTTAAGTTCGTATACAAAAGATGTAAATCTTAAAAAGGAATATCTAACAAAGTCTAAAAAAATGATTGTTTCGCTTTCAGACCATTATCAGAGTCATGATGTAAATTCGGCATTTTTGCTTCATTCTACAGGACATAAACCTGCCGGAAGTGAAATAGATTGTTCGATAAATTATGCAGATTATTATTATCTTGAAGCACTTTTAAGACTTCAAAAAATAAAAAAATAACGTTATGATCAAAAGAATTGTCCAAATTTCGTTTACGATTGCGCTTCTTATATTATTGGTAAGCTGTAAAAATGCAAAACAAAAGCTGCAGGAATATGTCACCACTTATAATAGTACGGCTGCAGGTTTTAAAGCTGATGATGTTACGCTTACAACGGCGAGAGGTTATATTAATGATGACAAAATCGAATTGCGTTTTGAAACTAATTTAGAGCAAAATGAATCTAATAAAGTAAAAGCCAATACATCGTTTCCTAAGTTACTGAAAGAGATGATCAATAAAAATGAAATTCCTAAAGAACTCGTTGAAGAAGGGATTCAGTTTGATGCTTATTTTTTAGCCAGTGATAATACCGTTCTTGTAAAAGAGATCATAAACAAAGAATCTATAAAGGAATTATTGCAGTAATAATTTGATTTTATAATAGTAAAAAAGCCGCTTTAATCGTTTTTAAAGCGGCTTTTTTATTTGCTTCGAATAGTTGGTTTGATAAAATTGGGTTTCGATTTTTATTGTAAATGTTTATTTATTTTATGATAATTTATTTGTAGTCAAATAATTACATACTTTATTTTTGCGAAATGATGTTGCTTTTGTTTGAAAAGTTCATTATGTTTGAGTTAAAAAATAACCTAAAACCTAAAAATTTATGAAAAAAATTACCCAAATCGCATTTACTGTTGTGATTGTGTTAGTATTGGTAAGTTGTAAAAATACCAAACAAAAAATTCAGGAACATGTAAGTACTTATAACAATTCGTCATCAATAAAAGGAAGTGGTATTACCAGTACAACGGCAAAAGCATTTTTGAATGACAATAAAATTGAAATTAGAATTGAAACCAATTTAGAAGAAAACGACACCAATAAATTGACTTACAAAGAGTCGTTTCCTGATTTGCTGAAAGAAATGATCAAAAACGATCAAATTTCAAAAGCATTGATCGAAGAAGGAGTAAAATTCGATGTGTACTTTTTAGCATATAATAATGCTATTCTTGCGCAAAGAGTAGTTGATAAAGAAGAATTAGCTGTTTTAGAAAACGGAGATTCTAAAGAAAAGGTAACAGCAAAACTCTAGTTTTAAGAAAATAATAAAAAATAAAGCCTCTTTGTATGATTGCAAAGAGGCTTTATTTTTTATCGTTTAGTAACATTCGTTAAAATATCCGGGAAATAAGAATCTGATAAATGAGCAAACTCATCACCACGCATGAAGATATTACTATCAACATCAGCAAAACTATTTTTACCGGCTGCTGCTAAAAGTTCATTGGCGGCATGTAAGGTATTTTTATGAAAATGATAAACACGATCTGATTTATCTGTGACAACCAAACCTTTCATCAACATTTTGTTTTGAGTAGCTACTCCGGTTGGGCATTCGTTATTATGGCAACGTAGCGCCTGAATACAGCCTAATGAGAACATAAAACCTCGAGCGCTGTTACACATGTCTGCACCTAATGCAATTGCGTGTAAGATAGAATAGCCCGAAATAATTTTTCCGCTTCCAATAATGCGTATTTTATCACGAATGTTCAAGCCTATCAAAGTTTTATTTACAAAAATTAAGGCAGGTTCAAAAGGCATTCCAACACCATCAGCAAATTCTAAAGGGGCAGCTCCGGTTCCGCCTTCGGCACCATCAATAGTTATAAAATCTGGGTAAGTATCCTCGGCAATCATTTCGTGACAAATCGCTTCAAATTCGGCAGTATTTCCAATACATAATTTAAAACCAATAGGTTTTCCGTTAGATAATTGACGTAGTTGTGCAACAAAATGAATAAGTCCTTTTACGTCTGAAAAAGCATGATGACCCGGAGGAGAAAGTATCATTGTATGTGGTTCGACTCCTCTTATTTTAGCAATTTGTTCGGTGTTTTTAGCGGCCGGAAGTACACCTCCGTGACCTGGTTTTGCACCTTGCGAAAGCTTAATTTCGATCATTTTTACGTTAGGAAGATTCGCTTTTTCTGAAAATTTTTCAGGACTGAAATTTCCTTCGGCATCACGGCATCCAAAATATCCTGTACCAATTTGCCAGGTAATATCTCCCCCGCCGGCAAGATGAAATTCAGTTAAGCCACCTTCTCCGGTATTTTGGTAAAAGTTTCCTTTTTTTGCACCAATATTTATTGCACGAACAGCATTTTCGCTTAACGAACCAAAACTCATTGCCGAAACATTAAATAAAGAGGCCAGATAAGGTTGTTTGCAATCTTTTCCTCCAACCAAAACGCGAGGTAATTCCTCGTTTACTTTTGCCGGAAAAATAGAATGTTTTATTCCTTCGTAATTATCTTGATTTAAATTTTGCTGTGTGCCAAAAGGTGTATTCGAATCGATGTTTTTGGCTCTTTGGTATACTAAAGAACGCTGATTTCTTGAAAAAGGTTTTCCGTCAGTAGATCTTTCGATAAAATATTGCTGGATCTCAGGCGCAATCATTTCAAATAAATACCTGAAATAACCCAAAACAGGAAAGTTTCTTAAAATAGCATGCTTTTTTTGAAGTATATTATAAACGCCAACAACCAGTAATATCGGGATAATAATAACGAGTAAGAAACCTCGCTTGGTATAAAAATAAATTGTAACTACAATTATAAACAATAAGAATCCGTAGATAAAGAATTTTTTTCTCATGTTCGTGAAAAATTAATGAGTAATAGTTTTAATAATTAATTGAATCGCAAACGCACATAAACATGTTTAATACCTTTTTTGTCTGATTCTCTTTCGTCGATTTCAAGAATATCAGTCAGCGATTTTAACATTGGCGTAAGCTTAGAAAAACCATAATTACGTGGGTCGAATTCAGGTTTTTTCTTTACGATCAAGTTTCCAACATCTCCTAAAAATGCCCAGCCATCGTCGTCTTCAATGTCTT encodes:
- a CDS encoding glycoside hydrolase family 88 protein, whose translation is MNTRFTALVLTLFLFVSNVYSQKNNSFNIKKQLEYCAEQASKTLKVIPDDGTSPRMVPNGSKDWKFVNYKDWTSGFWPGELWYLYEATGDKKWEKEADKFSQFLKPLSVSKAADHDLGFQIFNSFGNGYRLTKNKEYKEIVLKTADTLATLFNPKVGTIQSWPHNKMGGHNTIIDNMMNLELLFWASKNGGNKKLYDIAVKHAETTMNNHFRPDYSSYHVVIYDYETGKKIKGRTAQGYSDDSMWARGQAWAIYGFTMVYRETKDPKFLDFAHKLTRVYLDRLTKEDLIPYWDFNAPGIPNEPRDASAAAIVSSALIELSSYTKDVNLKKEYLTKSKKMIVSLSDHYQSHDVNSAFLLHSTGHKPAGSEIDCSINYADYYYLEALLRLQKIKK
- a CDS encoding FMN-binding glutamate synthase family protein, encoding MRKKFFIYGFLLFIIVVTIYFYTKRGFLLVIIIPILLVVGVYNILQKKHAILRNFPVLGYFRYLFEMIAPEIQQYFIERSTDGKPFSRNQRSLVYQRAKNIDSNTPFGTQQNLNQDNYEGIKHSIFPAKVNEELPRVLVGGKDCKQPYLASLFNVSAMSFGSLSENAVRAINIGAKKGNFYQNTGEGGLTEFHLAGGGDITWQIGTGYFGCRDAEGNFSPEKFSEKANLPNVKMIEIKLSQGAKPGHGGVLPAAKNTEQIAKIRGVEPHTMILSPPGHHAFSDVKGLIHFVAQLRQLSNGKPIGFKLCIGNTAEFEAICHEMIAEDTYPDFITIDGAEGGTGAAPLEFADGVGMPFEPALIFVNKTLIGLNIRDKIRIIGSGKIISGYSILHAIALGADMCNSARGFMFSLGCIQALRCHNNECPTGVATQNKMLMKGLVVTDKSDRVYHFHKNTLHAANELLAAAGKNSFADVDSNIFMRGDEFAHLSDSYFPDILTNVTKR